CATCAGAGAGCCTAGTCCTGCAGTGCGGAGGAAGGGGGGGCCTGTCGCTGCTGCTAAGTTGAATTCGCCGAGGAAGGTTGTGGAGGAGGTGAGGCCAGCTTGGAAGGATGCGATGGCCCTCGTTCCTGTAGGCGAGGAGTCAGAGAGCAAGGGTCCCGGTGATCCGGACCTGCCAGACGAGGCATTGGCGCTGCAGCTTCATTTGGCGATCAACGGGTCACCGAGGATTTCACGTTCTGGCAGTGCATCTGTGTCTGTCTTGGCAGGGCAGGGCAAGAGGCAGAATGGATTGGTTTATGGAAGGAAGGTTAATGAGGATTTGGGACTTTGTGTAACCAATATGATGGATCATCTGGACTATCTTGAGACCGGAGCAGAGATGGGAAGCAACTGGAATGCTAGTCAGGATTTAGgatctgatcccacagcccctgtgGTTCTTGCACTGGAGTGTAAAGGTAAACGCCCTCAGGAGAGTCCGAGAGGTGAAAGGAAAGGTCTTCCTGAGACTAAACAACATAATAGTTTGGTGGATTGGCATAAGGTGGATCGGTATGAGAAGAAGTATAGCAAGAGGAAGTCAAGTAAGCAGACAGATGTTGAAAGCACGGGAAACAAGACCTTGCCCAATGGAAAGGACATGGATGTTGGTGAAGGTGGTGAGGGCATAACTCCTATGACATAGACTGCTGCTTCTTTTTGGAGGTACGGAGAATTCTTGCACTATTTGTAACTATagttatatatttgctttcagtctTGCACTATTTGTAACTATagttatatatttgctttcagtaaCTGTATCCTGTGCTGCCCTCTACATTGTTGTTTCAGTTGTAGGCAAACAGCATCTACTACTTTGTTGGTAGCCAAAGCATAAGTTATTTATTTGCTATTGAAAAGGCATGTACGCTTCAAAATGCCGTTGCAAATATGGTGTGGCGATGCTAGCTAAATAAACTAGGAATTCATACTGTTCAGTAGTTGACTGGTTTGTGTGGTAGGTATATTTGTCCATATCAAGATATGTAAGAAAGCTTAGTATCTAAAAAATGAGGCAGTAAGCAAACCCTCATTTGGGAGGAACTTATAGCTTAGTCAAGTAGAATTTTGTGCTGCCTGATGCCCCATCTAACAGCGGATCAGTTAGGACATGCCTGTACACTCAAATATGTAAGAAAGCTAAGCTCCTTTGTGTCTCTGGCTCCCTAGCTCCCTGTCCATTTATTTTCATAGAGAGGTGATCATTTTTGCATTTGTTGAACCTATTCTTTTTCAGCTGTTTGGGAAGCAAGCCCATTTGAAAATGATTTACCACTTAGTGTAACTGATGAGTAGAGTGTTTCGGTTACTGTATGGGAATAGTGGCATTGCTTTTGTTGTATGTACCTGCATTCCCATTTTGTTGGTCACTTACCTCAGGTGTTGGGGATTTTAGTGTGTTTCATTAGTGCGTCGGTAGTTCGAATGCGGTAGAATTGCCATCAAGAAGGCTAAGGTCATGGTCGTATAACAGGAGGAGATTGTTGGAAGGTTCTTGCATCAGTAGATAAATGGATGTGCGAGAGTCTTGTGGGGAATATTATTATTAAAGGATGTCTAAGATCAAAAGATGCTGGTTCCATAGGAGTTCATGTTGTGTTAGGAAAAGTGAAGGATAAGCATGCACTGCTTAAGGATGTCATCTATCTATGTTTGAGCTAGGCAAGAAGAATCGATCTATTCTCTCCCAATTATTTGCTCATCTAGCCTAGGCCTGTATGATTCCCTGTAACCATGCCATCTAGTACCTTCAGCATTGTACTccatctgtttctaaatataagcctttttagatatttcaatacggactacataaagatgtatatagacatattttagagtgtagattcacccattttgctctgtatgtagtccatgttgaaatctctaaaagggcttatatttaggaatggagggagtagttataCAAATCATGTTTCACAACATCCAGTTGAATATGTGCTACATAATTGGATGATTGGATCAACTATGGTAGAGTGAAATAATCAAATAAAAAGATCATTATCACAAGAAAAATGATGATTATGTCACACAACCTGGATCTCTATTACCACTAGTAAGTTGCCGGTGCCATGCAAATGTAATTGACATTAAATTTTATGTTTGACTTGAGTAAACTCAGTCTTTTAAGTATGTTTAGTCGAGTTATATGTTGAATTAATTCACTTTGGGATCGAAGGCCATACATAGGTACGACTCatattatgtgcagtgcaatttaggACAATAGACTGGCTAACGTTTGTAGGAGAGGAGTGTTGACTATCTCGAATGTGAGTTTGGGAGAGTGCAGTGCAGCAGTTGGAATTTACCCAAATCACATTCGATCTTGATAAGCTGAAATCCAACGACTCCATCTTCTTCGACATCCAACTTCCTTCCTTGATTTTGGTGGCTACGACAGTTGCAAGTCTCGTAGCGCGGCCTTGAGACAATGGTGAGGAACAATAGAaaggagaagaaaaataaaaataaaatgaaaagtcAAATCCATTTGACGACTACTATATACTTCTACTTGAGTCTAGTATTTGTTTGTTTTGTTAGCTTTAGCTGCTGTTTTCTAGAGTCTTCTAGCTATGAGTAGAAGTTGAGGTGTGAAGGTTTCCCAATGCCTATTAATAGAGGTCCTCACCTCTAGTTTGTAAGCATACTATGCATCCCACTACCTATAACAGAACTCTTATAATAGAACTTAGTGTTCTGATCTAAGGTCTTGGATAAGATCTTGTGCTCTAGGAGGTTTGGGGTGAACTCCTGCTGCCATATCAGCCTATATTCGCCTCCCAACAAGTTGAACTAGTTCCTTCAACACTAGTGATGCACACTCAGCAAGGTGTAGTTCCTCCACAACCTTGTGCTGTGTCAGATAAGGTCATCCATCtacctccccccctccccccctccatACGACCAGACCACCAACTCCAAAACTTTACAAGTAGGAATGATTTATTAAGTTCTTCTGTTAATATGTTGTTAACCCTGTGAGTATTGTGTTCAGCAAGATAGTCAAGTATTCAACTATATTGCTCACAGTATTATCATGTATTTTAGTGTTTGAACAGTTACCTGCATTGCTAGAAATTACTTTTGACATTGCTGTTAAACCTTCGTAAGGTGATAGGAACCTCTGCCATGTTATTTTTTTACCCTTTGCTGTTGCAGCCACACCAATGAAACTTCTTGTGATGTAACAGGTAATTCGTGATAACAGTAGTTTGCATCCAGCAATACAGGATTGAAGCTAGCAACTTGTTGGTGGCTTTGATAGCAACTACAATCAAAGTTATAGGTATGTTCGGACAAATGAGATGCTTCATGAAGGAATCAGTAATAGCAGTACTTCATACCAGCTACATGCCATCAACAACCAATAACATGTTAAAATTGTACTAGCTGGTTTTTACTGCTTACATGGTTCAGCAACATTAATTGTTGAAGACAGTGGTGAGGCATGTGCGGATTTTTTGGGTTGAGATGAACTTTTTGTGGCTGTGAATTAGCAAATACAAGCGAAGTTATAGGATGTTTTGACAAATGAGATGCTTCATGAAGGAGTCAACAGTAGCAGTACTTCATGCCAGCTACATGCAATCAACAACCAATAACATATTAAAATTTTAGTCGCTTGTTTTCTTACAAGTGATGGTTGAACAACATTAAGTGTTGAGGATACCAGCGAGGCATTCATGGAATTGTGGGTTGAAATGAATTTTTAAGTATTGGAGCTCTGCTTGTAGATGGTGCTAAAATTATGTGACATTGTATGTTTAGTGAATGGTAATTTTTAATTTCATGTTAGACTTATACTAGATTCCAGGAAGTCTTTTTTAATTCTTAAACTTCAGTACCTGAAATGTCAACTGCCGATCATCAACAAGAAATGAGATGTAGAAACACTAATTTAGATGATTATGGTAGATTTAGGGAAGCTAACCCTTTGGTCCAGTCCCATTttgatcgggaagtcatcagtgtccccATCACTTGTTCAAacatttgtcacaacattattgtacatgtccttgatgagggtaatgtactttgttgaGACTTAGTGTTTTCTCCAAGGCCCAACACATGACATtttgcggtatcttatcataggctttctccaagtcaatgaacaccatagcaGGTCCTTCTCTTGCTCCTTGTATCTCCCCATAAgtcgtcgtaccaagaaaatggcttcgatGGAAGACCTCCCAGACATAaagccaaactgatttttggtcatgcttgtcattcttcttaaccaGTGctgaatgactctctcccatagcttgatTGTACGGCTCATCATCTTAATTCCACAGTAATTAGTACAACTTTGAAcaccccccttgttcttgaaggttGGTACTCCTTCCCATTATGTAGGGTGTATAagcttttggcacggaaattagcgCAAGGCTGGTTGAAAATTATTGAGCCATGGTTACAGAAAGTTTTCTCCATTATATCCTTTAACAAACATGGTTGGCTGATCCACGATTGGTTAGCTTACACTAATTGCACATGAGAGAACATCGAGAGTTGAGTGTTAAAACGCCTTAGAATTTGGGATTTTCTAAAAGGCTTAGTCGCCtaatattttgggaaggagggagtactaataTACTTcacctccattcttctggcatcttgtttgctcaaaaaatgagGTTGGAAAGCTtatttagccatactatcgctgtcTTCGAGGCCTCTCCACACCTCAATGCGGatgcaatcagggcccatcgccttgcctcagaACGCATGTTGGTATCATCAAGGGAGTCGGccagttcaatggtagagctctcattctctccattgaacagcttgtcgaagtgctCCCGTCAtctatctatgcttaatctcctcgtccttcactagGAGCTGATCtgatccgtccttgatgcatttgactgggtcgacatccctcgtcttcctctctcggatctttggTCATCTTATAGATTTTCCTTTTGCCTTACTTCGTGTCTAAGcgctggtagaggtcctcatacacCCGATCCCTTGCCTTACTCACAGCTCGCTTttttctatgttgtctgcactcctatcccggTGTAGGCGTATGAAACAATCTTTTTTCTCCTTAATAGCCTTTTGGGCATCAtcgttccaccaccaggtatctttAACTTTGCTTCCACTTCCCCTGGCAACTCCAAACTCCTCTAAAGCCACTTTAAGAATGCAAGTTGCCATCTTCATCCACATATTGTCTATATCACCTACTTCCTTCCAAggaccctccttaatgaccctctccttgaaagcCTGAGCTGTCTcctccttgagcttccaccacttagtTCTAGCGACTTTGGCGCACTTATCCCGCTGGACATGAATCCGAAAGCGAAATTCAGCCACCACAAGCTTATGTTGAGGGACAACACTCTCGAGGTATCACCTTACAATCTAGGCAAGCACGCCCTTCTTCTCTTCTCAAGAGGACGAAATCAATCTGGCTAAGAGTGTTAACCACTAATAAAAATCTAGATGCGATTCTCTCTTTTTAAAGTGGGTGTTAGCTacgatcatgttgtaggctagaacgAAGCTTAAGACATctccttgattcctgatgccatagccaaagtccCCATGCACCGctccaaaacctgtgttagatgtacccacatgGGCATTGAggtctcctatgaagagcttctcgcctATAGGTACACTTCTAACAATGTCCTCTAGGCCTTCCCattactccctcttggtgttctcattgtggcctatttGTGTtatgctgataacattgagaaccaagtccccaACTACCAACTTAGGATAATCTGGGCCCCACGCCTTTTGATGTCTACcattccatacttgaggctcttgttgatcaagattcctactccatttctgtttgcagttgtcccggtgtaccacagcttgaagccgataTTCTCAACGTCCTTCGCCTTTTGTCCCctacatttggtttcttggacgcaaagggtaTAAACATTACTCCTCATCGTTATATCAACTAGCTCTCAGGGACCCtatgttccagctacctaagcagatcctactaggctcggctagcttccttatccTTTGCACTCGTCGTGTCAAATgcaaagacccttgctcatttttatTACCTGGGTGTCGATGTAGtgtgccactaaggatgcgacgacctgaTCCTTGCTAACTTGTCACTGTATccagatcaagatacggcgcgccaccaaGGGGGTGACGGCCCGACTCTTACCCATttgacaatacacctgggttatgaTATGGCGTGTCGTTAAGAGGGTTACACCCCAATGAtattcttttgggtttcatctccataagagtggctgagtttgatGTTGGCTCGCCGCCTAACcaacacaaccctcctcctttacctggGCTTGGGACCAGCTATGTTGAGGCAACATAGGTGGAGTTGTCGAAGCCGTGGAGTAGCAATAATGTAATACCCTGCTCGTTTGTGTGAGGCCCATGTGCAGTTCCGTGATGGGATTAGTCTCGTATGGGAAGTTTACACCTGTTCCAAACACAAAACCTGCAGGTTAACCTTTTGACACGAAGCGAGGACTAAAGTGTGAGAGGGGTGCCATGTACACGTGGGCCCACTCTGTAGGTGGGCAGTGCATTAAGTGGATTTGGGCCAAAGCGTTACTGGTGTCATGAGAGCGAACCCTCACTGCATGGGTTGCGTGCGCATTTGGACCCATGGAGGGAACATGGCACGTGATGTGTACCATGGGTGACCATGGACGTTTGCTGATTAGCAGTGTGCTACCAAGGGCATCAGCCCTGGGTGGTGGTTGCTGAGTCGGCTCTGACCCTAGTACACCATTAAGGGAAGAAGAATGACATTCTCGAGTTGCACTCCTCCTGGGCCGCCTCTCCCGTCTCCGCCTTCCCTCTCCCATTTCCACCGCCAAATGCCAGAATGAGGCTGGCCTCCATCCAGCACTGAGACGTGCATAAGAAAGTCCTTTATGTAGCCTTCAGAAACCTTGCCAAGGTCAGGACTGATGGCAGGCGACATGATAAGAGCACAAGCCAGTTGCATTAGCGCTAGCCTGGCAATGTCTGCCATTTGTAGGAGGCGCAGATCGTATGACAGTCCCTGCGTCTACATCTGCCACATGTGTGGTGGCACTCTCTCTTCCTGGTTGATGCAGTTGCTTGGTGACTGTCACCGGTAGTCGTCGGACTAGATGGTTTGCTGCTCTCCTTTAATCTTTCACTTCCAAAGAGCAAGCTTCCTTACACATAGCTTTGATGATGTGATTGAAGCCTCCTTGGTGGTGAAGCTCATTATCTGCGTTTTTGGGTTGGCACTGCCGATGAGCATGCACTGCAGGATGTCCATGCTAACACCACGTGGACCATTTCCTTGGTGCCTGTCCACATTCCCCGAGTCTAGCAGTCATCAGCAAACTTTCTTGCATCTCAGG
This portion of the Triticum dicoccoides isolate Atlit2015 ecotype Zavitan chromosome 7A, WEW_v2.0, whole genome shotgun sequence genome encodes:
- the LOC119329158 gene encoding uncharacterized protein LOC119329158, with the protein product MVQAAPSSATATATAAPVPDADPATPPSRLLSKHRPRRRAAPPRPTLPHPAPTRGLPDLNRCHCCSVRFQQPAPGAKRRPLRPLRSLWRVLLLCSECISLLRSGAVCSYCLNLDNLPHDDSATCRSCNCCVHRHCIPAEHRTALIQPVDLENFVCVDCCPTVKVGSKNVGAESVPKLELVIREPSPAVRRKGGPVAAAKLNSPRKVVEEVRPAWKDAMALVPVGEESESKGPGDPDLPDEALALQLHLAINGSPRISRSGSASVSVLAGQGKRQNGLVYGRKVNEDLGLCVTNMMDHLDYLETGAEMGSNWNASQDLGSDPTAPVVLALECKGKRPQESPRGERKGLPETKQHNSLVDWHKVDRYEKKYSKRKSSKQTDVESTGNKTLPNGKDMDVGEGGEGITPMT